The Astyanax mexicanus isolate ESR-SI-001 chromosome 12, AstMex3_surface, whole genome shotgun sequence genome window below encodes:
- the LOC103026151 gene encoding solute carrier family 26 member 6, with product MGDQFQGPRAEASGAPQALSLDEARLDALGQRREKPRRSVGERMRAELQCSGSRVKGYFLSCVPLLSWLPQYSFRENAFGDVISGISVGIMHLPQGMANAVLANVPPLYGLYSSFYPILIYVIFGTSKHLSVGTFSVLAIMVSTVISEFEMDRMEKNASDAEMNRVILASQLTILCGLIQMLLCVLRCGGLCRWLSRPLVRGYTTAAAVHVTIHQLPLLMGISTRPHRGFLSLTWMLVDVVGGVTGASGGTLVVSVVSAVILAGGKMLNCRFKACLPIPVPWELLLVILAIMLSDWLDLPRLYGVQTVGAIPTGLSPPSLPSLSLSGELAVPALALAVVGFGLNASLGSMYALKHGYRFHSHQDLFALGVCNAVGGLFQCFAVSCSMSRSTVQENTGGKTQVSGLVSALLILAVLLKFGPLFEKLPKAVLAVIVLVNLLGIFAQIRDVPKLWATDRLDLLVWSVSLVSALLLNLDIGLGAAVLFSLFTIVFRTQRSRFAVLRVIPGSDCYKDIKMYSKVKKIPGVTIFSSSHPLYFSNSELFFTSLRQIVNVERKENPAVSSLGFRENQHCVILELSAVSFMDSTAINMLTTLIEDLNIMQISLFLAACPDGLFSQMKEHGLVPDGLARSCFFHSVHHAVQHWQNVQDVDSGDLTDDSTPTHIHLHELEQDTFEPLTFDLQD from the exons ATGGGAGATCAGTTTCAAGGGCCCCGGGCCGAGGCCTCAGGGGCCCCACAGGCCCTCAGCCTGGATGAAGCTCGGCTGGACGCTCTGGGGCAGCGGAGAGAGAAGCCTCGCCGATCTGTGGGGGAGAGGATGAGGGCGGAGCTTCA GTGTTCTGGTTCTCGGGTGAAGGGCTacttcctgtcatgtgttcctcTGCTGTCATGGCTTCCTCAATATTCATTCAGAGAAAACGCTTTTGGAGACGTTATCTCAGGAATCAGTGTGGGCATCATGCATCTGCCACAAG GAATGGCCAACGCTGTACTCGCTAATGTACCTCCTCTCTACGGTCTCTACTCATCTTTCTACCCAATCCTGATCTACGTCATTTTTGGAACTTCTAAACACCTTTCAGTGG GTACGTTCTCTGTGCTGGCGATCATGGTGAGCACAGTGATCAGTGAGTTTGAGATGGACAGAATGGAGAAGAATGCCAGCGACGCAGAGATGAACAGAGTTATCCTGGCGTCTCAGCTCACTATACTGTGTGGATTAATACAG aTGCTGCTGTGTGTGTTGCGGTGTGGGGGTCTGTGCCGCTGGCTCTCTCGCCCGCTGGTTCGTGGGTACACCACCGCAGCCGCCGTCCACGTGACCATCCACCAGCTCCCCTTACTGATGGGCATCTCTACCCGCCCACACAGAGGGTTTCTGTCCCTGACCTGG atgttGGTGGATGTTGTGGGTGGTGTTACGGGAGCGTCGGGTGGGACGCTGGTGGTCTCGGTTGTTTCTGCAGTGATTCTTGCCGGAGGGAAGATGCTGAACTGTCGGTTTAAAGCCTGTTTACCGATTCCGGTTCCCTGGGAGTTACTGCTG GTCATTCTGGCCATCATGCTGTCGGACTGGCTGGACCTGCCCAGACTGTACGGGGTTCAGACAGTGGGCGCTATACCAACAGG TCTCTCTCCTCCGTCTCTcccatcgctctctctctccgggGAGCTGGCAGTGCCCGCTCTGGCTCTGGCAGTGGTTGGTTTCGGGTTGAACGCGTCTCTGGGCAGCATGTACGCCCTGAAGCACGGGTACCGCTTCCACAGCCACCAG GACCTGTTTGCTCTGGGAGTGTGTAACGCGGTGGGTGGGCTGTTCCAGTGTTTTGCAGTGAGCTGTTCTATGTCCCGCAGTACCGTACAGGAGAACACTGGAGGAAAAACTCAG GTTTCAGGTTTGGTGTCGGCGCTGCTTATCTTGGCGGTTCTGCTGAAGTTTGGACCGCTGTTTGAAAAGCTGCCAAAG gcagtcCTGGCGGTGATTGTATTGGTGAATCTGTTGGggatttttgctcagatcagagaTGTACCAAAACTCTGGGCTACAGACCGACTAGATCTA ttggtgTGGTCAGTGTCTCTGGTCTCAGCTCTGTTGTTGAATCTGGACATTGGTCTCGGAGCCGCTGTCCTGTTCTCTCTCTTCACCATCGTCTTCCGAACACAGCG ctccAGGTTTGCTGTTCTCAGGGTGATCCCTGGTTCTGACTGTTACAAAGATATTAAGATGTACTCAAAG GTGAAGAAGATTCCCGGAGTGACCATCTTCTCCTCCTCCCACCCTCTATACTTCTCCAACAGTGAGCTCTTCTTCACCTCACTCAGACAG atAGTAAATGTGGAGAGGAAGGAGAATCCTGCAGTAAGTTCTTTAGGGTTCAGAGAGAATCAGCACTGTGTGATTCTGGAGCTGAGTGCTGTTAGCTTCATGGATTCAACAGCCATTAACATGCTTACTACT cTCATTGAGGACTTGAATATCATGCAGATCTCTCTGTTTCTTGCTGCCTGTCCAG acggaCTCTTCTCCCAGATGAAGGAACATGGTTTAGTTCCAGATGGTTTGGCGAGATCCTGCTTTTTCCACTCAGTGCACCACGCTGTCCAGCACTGGCAGAACGtgcag GACGTGGACTCTGGTGACCTCACCGACGATTCAACCCCAACACACATTCACCTTCATGAACTGGAACAGGACACCTTTGAACCTTTGACCTTTGACCTCCAGGACTGA